A window of Halobacillus naozhouensis genomic DNA:
AGTATCATGTTAGGCATCTTCTCTACATTTACTGGACTCATTGCGATTAGTATGTTCGTGATGAAAAGAAAAATGAAAAAACAACACAAAAACAAAGGGCCTCATTCAAGAAATTGGATCTACATATATCTCCATCAACATCCACTATTGATAGGTGTTACAACTTTGGTAACAGCTTTAGCCCACGGCTTTTATTAATATCACCAACACAACGGCTCTCCCCTGAAGGAACATAGACACACTCGGGGGAGTTTTTAATTGATAAAGATGTCTTAATATCTCCCCCCTAAAAACTCCCTAATAAAAAATTTTTTGCATATATGGAGGTTTATCTTCGAAAGTAGTTTTATCCAACAGGCTGAAAACCCCCAACAGACATACCTGAAAATCTCAGAGAAGAGACCATGTAATCCTGGGTGAAAACTGTCTTTTTTTTATGTTACTTTATACTTTATAAGGTATCCATATCTGACATCTGATTTAGCTCCAAAGGCAAAAAAGCATATTCTCCGTCCTTAATAATCTTACATTTACGAACTGGAAGAGGATGTTTAAAAATGGGCCCATCTATTACTGTGGTATGGAATTCTCCACCTTCTCCGCAGGGGTCAATACCGCGAGCTTCAAGCTCCTTCACGTATTCATGGGTTAACGTTCGCCCTAGATCGTCCTCTTGCATTCCCAATGATAAATTAACAGTTACAATGATCGTAACAAATCCTAGATTTATGAACTCTTCGACAGCTTCATGATGGTTCATTTCCCATAAAGGCATTCCAAGCTTTAATCCAGCATTCTTCGTAACCTTTTCATGCCAACAGCCATGAGCAGGGATATCTAAGTCTCCAGTTACTAAAACTTCTGCTCCTTTATTTTTAGCTTTTTCTAAAAGGCGCATAAATACTTTTTCATAATCTGTCCAACTTGCAGCTGCAGTATATACTGGCAAATCTATAGATTTAGCTTGGGCACGTATGAGCTCCGGACGCATTCCATGGGATCTGGAACGTTTCCCTTCTTCCTCCAGCATGATGATCAGTCCAATTGCTTCTCCAACCTTCACTGCTTTATATAGAGCTAAGACACTATCCTTTCCTCCGCTAAAAGAAACTATAAATTTATGCCCGCGAGTACTATTTTTCCAATCTATTAATTCTGCCATTCATATCTTTCCCCTTTATTTTAATAACTTTTTTCACGATTGAACCTTACAGATATTATGGCATACTGATCACTAGTGTTGCATAAATAATATCTAAACTTTCGGAATCTGCTTTAGTTCATCAAAACATACTTTATAATGTTTGACGCAGGGGGCTGTGCAAATTCGAAATAAAGAACTCACACATGGACAAGAATACGCAATAACGTCACTTGGAAAATACGTTAACGCTATGAACTTAAAATATTCAGCTGATCTCATTCAAAAAATGGATCGATACATGGAAAAATGTTCGTTTGAATCTTATCTTCATTTGATGATTTACGCTCATTTGAATGAAGTGAATAGCTTACGAGCGTTGAACTATGATCTGTTTCTTCAAAAATACCAGCTAATAGAAGTTTGGTGTATCACCTCAATAATTTCTGCTTTTAGTAGAGCTTATCATAGTTGTTTTGACTCGCCTAACATCTTTAATGACTATGTGGCCAAGGATTTAATTACACAAAGTGAATTTAATGACATAAAGGAGAACATGGTACATGGTGTCCAATTCTTCAACGCAGATATAGCTCAGAAATTTAAAGGAAACACAAAAGAAATATTAAAATGGATAACTCAAGTTCAGCTTTCTCCAACACCTTTGGCTCGTGCTGCTTATTGGAAAAAACTGCTGAATGAAGTGGATTTGGGAGTAGAACAATATGTCATCCTCGGGGCAGGGTTAGATACATTTTGTTTTCGATATCCTGGATTGGAAACTGTTCTAGAGATATTCGAAATTGATCACCCATCTACGCAGGAATTCAAAAAGAAAAGATTGAAAGAAGCGAACTATAACATTCCAAGTAACCTTCAGTTTATTCCAATGGACTTCTCTAAAATGTTTTCTGATCAAAACCTAATTAATCAGGGGTTTGATGTTAATAAAAAGACTTTTTTTAGTCTTTTAGGGGTTTCTTATTATTTGACTAGAGAAGAAATCTCAAGCTTAATGGTTCATTTGTTTAACAAAGTTCCTTCGGGAAGTTCAGTTGTTTTTGATTATGGAGACGAAACTTTATTTACTGAAAAAGGTCTCTCTAATAGAGTTGAAAACATGGTTAAAATGGCTACTGCAAGCGGGGAACCAATGAAATCGTGCTTTTCTTATCGTGAATTGGAGAAAATTTTAGAAACATCTGGTTTACTTATCTATGAACATCTTACACCGAGTCATATAAATGAACTATATTTTAGTAATAGAAATGACTACTTAACAGCTTTTGAAACCATTCATTACGTTCATGCTGTAAAAAGGTGAACTCCACATGTTAATCGGTTAATAATACCTTGATATCGAGTCTACCGGTAAAGGGGCGCAATTCTGGAGCAAAGGATTGCGCTTTTATTAATGTAGCGGGCCATTATCTGGAATACTTGATTTCGAGATAACCTAGAAAAAAGCACTCTATATTGAATGCTTTTTACCTTCTCAAAGTCTGCCGTTGTAGTAGGGTTTATTCATACTTGGTCCAATACCTTTTTAGTATATGACATAAAGTAGTTAAGTATTAGACCACTTAAGCCAACGATTAATAAAGTTCCAACGCCCATTTGGTCCATTAAAAATCAAGGCCATTATTAAGAATATTAGGTAAATGAAGGATCTCGAAAAAATTATATTTGTTCTAGTTAATTCTTGTATGATTAACGTTAATTGGTCAACCGGGATCGGTGCAAAATTTGTTTGTAAATATATTGCAGTACCTAATACTATAACAAATAAGCCGATTCCAAAGTAAACAACTTTGCTGTACCATAGTTCAGGTGTAAGCAATTTTTCTAATAAAAAGAGCCACATATCGATACTAATCCCCGTTATAAATGCTGTTAACACTCCCAAAGCTTCTGGTTTTTGTCTTTTTAGAAGCGAATTACACCCTATTAATATCAAAGCAATGATTATTTCCCGAGTTCCTACCGTAGAACCCACGTGGATAGCCAGTCCTACCAAAAGTGCGTCAAAAGGGGAAGTCCCAAGGTCAGATTGTATCGTGAAAGAAATGCCAAGGGGAATAGCAAGATTGCAAATACAAAAAAGAAAAACTACACACTAATCTACCCCTTTATTGATAATTTTTGTTGCAAATACAACGAAATTAAGTTAAGTTATGTATATGACAGTAATGTTGCATTTGCAACAAAAATATTTGCTGAGGAGTCTAATATGAAGGAAATACTACGTGAAATTGGAATGATAGCGAGGGCATTAGATTCAATAAGTAATATAGAATTCAAAGAATATGACCTCACAAAAGGGCAGTATTTATATCTTGTACGAATCTGTGAGAGCCCAGGAATCATTCAAGAGAAGATAGCTGAGCTGATAAAAGTAGATCGTACCACAGCAGCCCGTTCTATTAAAAAACTCGAAATAAATGGCTTTATTGAGAAGAAAGAAGACGAACATAACAGAAAAATTAAAAAACTATATCCAACAGAGAAAGGGGAAAAGGTTTTTCCTTTTATAAAAAGAGAAAATGATCATTCCAATGCTGTTGCCTTAGAGGGTTTATCCGAAGAAGAAATAGAAACGATCTTCGACCTTCTTCAAAGAGTAAGAAAAAATATAGAAAAAGACTGGGAATTCGTTAAGAAAGGAAACAAGAGAAGTTATTGATTATTGAGAGGAGTGAAAGGTTTAAATGAATATAAATATGACAAGATGTACTTTGGAAGATTCACGAAAACTTCAAAACATTGGTTATGAAACATTTAAGGAGACATTTGAGGATCAGAATTCGCCAGAAAATATGAAGGCCTATTTGGAAGAGGCATTTAACTTAAAGAAAGTAGAAAAAGAGTTATCCAACCCTTCAGCGCAATTCTTTTTTGTTTCTATTAATGATGAGGTCGCTGGATATTTAAAGGTTAATACTGGGGACGCTCAGTCTGAAGAAATGGGTGATGACTCTCTTGAGATCGAGCGTATTTATATTATAAATAAATTTCAAAAGCATGGACTTGGTAAATATCTGTTCAATAAAGCTATGGATATTGCTATGGAACAGAATAAAAAGAAGATCTGGCTGGGCATATGGGAAAAAAATGAAAATGCTATTTCTTTCTACAAGAAATTGGGTTTTGTTCAAACGGGAGCGCACTCTTTTTTTATGGGGTATGAAGAACAAACTGATTTAATAATGGTTAAAAGACTCCAATAATAAGTAAAGAGGTGAATGAGGATGTATATCCCAAAGCATTTTAAAGTCACAGATTTCGATGAAATCAGAGATTTTATTCAGACGAACTCTTTTGGAACGATCCTAACGACAAAACAAGGAAAACCTATAGCGACTCACTTACCTTTGGAGTTACATAAACAAGGGGATGACTATTATCTCACTGGACATTTGGCTTATGCGAATTATCAATGGAAAACTTTCGGGGATGATCCTGTTCTTGTTATGTATCAAGGTCCGCATGCTTACATTTCATCCTCGTGGTACAAGTTTGAAAATGTGCCCACCTGGAATTATCAAGCTGTCCATGTATATGGAACGGCTAGTCTCATGAGTGAACAAGAATTGCAGGAAGACCTGAAATCTCTATTGCAAAAGTATGAACAACACCGTGAAAATGCCGCGTTTTGGGGGAGCTTCTCTCCGAAAACCAAAAAACAAATCAAAGGCATTGTTGGATTTAAAGTAAAGGTGCAAGAATTTCAAGCAGCATACAAATTAAGTCAAAATCGAAATAAAGAGGACTATGACAATATTATTGAAAAACTAAATAAGGAGATAGATTTAAACTCTCGACAGTTAGCAGAAGTGATGAAAGCTAGAAAAACGAAGTGATCAACTCTATCTATATCCTATATTTTAGATGGTTATATCTTGAAGTCGAGTCTTCCCGAATCGGGCGCGTTTATCGATTAACGCGTCCTTTTTACATTTAGGGGGCATATTGTGGAGGAATGAATTCCAAAGTTTGTTAAAATGATACTTAATTATGAGGGGGTGGAAAAATTGCTAGGGTATTACAGCACACTATCAAGAATGGGATCTACTAGGCTGAAAGGAAAAGCTCTTAAAAATTTATGTAATAAACATGTAGTAGAAATATCTAATTGGAGCTGTACTCTTAATACTGTCTAGTTTAATTAGCACTTTGCAAACAAAGAAAGAGGTTTTTATATGAACTCTATATTAATAATTGGACAATCAAATATGGCAGGAAGAGGATTTATTGAGGATGTACCGCCGATTTATAATGAGCATATAAATATGTTACGAAATGGTAGATGGCAAATGATGGCGGAACCACTTAATTTTGATCGTCACGTAGCTGGTGTTGGTCCGGCAGCCTCTTTTGCTCAGGCTTGGACAGAGGATCATCCGGGCGAGTCTATTGGAATAATAGCATGTGCCGAGGGAGGAAGCTCAATTGATGAGTGGACAATTGGTGGATTATTAGCAAGACATGCGATTTCTGAAGCAAAATTTGCTATAGAAACAAGTGAAATAGTAGGAATTCTGTGGCATCAAGGAGAAAGCGACAGTTACGGAGAACGTTATAAGACTTATGAAGATAAATTGCTTTCATTATTTAAACACTTGAGAGAAGAATTGAATGCTCCACATATTCCGATTATTGTCGGTGAATTGGGACATTACCTTGGAGAGACCGGATTTGGGAAAAGCGCTGTAGAATATAATCAAATAAACCAGGTATTATCTAAAGTTGCTTATACTGAAAAAAATTGCTATTTTGTAACATCAAAAGGCTTAACAGCAAATCCGGATGGTATTCATATTGATGCTATCTCCCAAAGAAAATTTGGATTAAGATACTATGAAGCATTTTCAAAACAAAAACATGTTTTAGATATTTTGGACATGGAGCATGAATGGATTGAAAAGGAAGCAAAACGTGAATTAACTAAAAATGAAAGTATCTATGTTCAAAGTATGAAGTTTGCCTTAGGACAATTGAGTTTTGAGGAGTTTTCCATTAATGTCTCTAGAATAAATGAAAGGAAGTCGTAATTATTCATAATTGTCAAAAGTTCATTAGGGTGCTATATCAAACATGAAAGGAAGAAGCTTTAATTGTGTAAAACTCATATTTTGACAAGGATGATGTAGACATGAGCAAACACGGGCATTATTAAACAATATTGAAGCTGAAAATACAGATAATCGCCTGCCTCTGTTTTTGAGTGTTGACCAGGAGGGAAAGTATTTTAGTCAAAAAACGTTCATCTCAAAAATAAAATCATAGGTTTGTCTTTATATGGTACTTGTATAATTGGACTATTCTTGGTGAATGTATTTTTCAATAAAGCTCTTATTATGAGTATGATTTAAAACTTAGCTAGGTCATTAATCAGAGCCAACGTTCAAAGGAGATCTTGTAAATGCCGTGATCAGATATAAGCTCATTAATAATTATGCTCGTACTTTTGAATTGTTGTTTTTAATTTAAAGCTTAAAAACAGTGCTTTAAAAAGAGAAAACGACAGGCTTTTAAAGACAACTGGGGAATAAGAGGATAGGAAAAGCGAAGCAAAGGAAATATTTAGAACCTCAACACAAGTAAAGACGTTAAAACACTAAGAGAGAAGTACGGTTTATCCTTGATAGATGAAAAAAATCGTGTACTCAGTGAAATAGTGTAGATCTTCAGGTGCACAACACTGAGATATTTATTGTAGGATTGTGATTTGGATTGCGAATCGACGTGTGAATTAACATCAAAACGCTACAGCGATTTTACAATCGTTGTAGCTTAATAATCAAAAAACTATTTTCTCGTATTTTTCTCGTATAACATACTATCATGATTTACTTTTAATAATAATCATATTCCCGAAAAATTCAGGATATTTTCGGGAGATGTAATACATTATCTATAATTAACTTTAACAGAAAATTTTTATTTGATTTTCAGTGATCCCTTTAATTAATCTCAGTTCACTAATCAAAAATTCATGTGCGTTATCAAACATTTTTTTCTCGCTTGTATTAAGCGCTTTCTCTTTCTTCATACGCTTTAAATCACGTACAACTTCAGCACCTTCTTGTATTTTACCTGTTTTTATTTTGTCCGTGTTCACTTTATACCTTTGTTTCCACGGCAGTAATCTATCTGATTCTCCATCCTGAAAAATGTGTATGATGTGTTTTAATGCAATTATGTCAGTAACTGGGCGTATACTAGAACTCAATATTTTACTCGTAGGAATCATGACTTGCATATTACTGATTAACATTTTTATGATATAATACTCTTGTTTTTCCCCTGAGATTTCCTTTTCTTCTATGGCTTTAATTATACCTACTCCGTGCATTGGATAAACAATGTTATCGCCAATTTGAAACAAAAAATCCCCTCCATATATGGTAACCTTATTAAGCTTATCATATATATTGTTTTTTATCAAATTTTTAATAATATCATAATTTAAACTTCGAAGTCAACTAATTTTCATTAAAAATTAGAAAAAACTAAAACAATTGGAATCGTGTCGGATTACTGTGGTTTTATGCAAATGTACATTCAAATATTGATTGTTGATATTTTAAATTCTGTATTCTTTAAGGACAAAGCGAACTGAAGGAATCATCTTGTAAGGTTTATTTGTTTCTTTGTTGGTTTCTCTATTTTCAACTTTTTATTGAATTTATTGTTAGATAAAACTTTGTAATTTTTCACTAAAGGTGACGATAGTTAAAAATTCACTTAGAGATACCTCGAAATTAAACATTCAACAATCAGGGTCAATTATTCAGTAATACTGATCGTCTCTTCTTTACTATATTTGTGCGCAAGATTTGTGGAATGAAAAAGATGGAGGAGGATAACATATGAATTTTAATTTAAACGAAGCACTTGAGATTTTAGAACGAACACCAAATACTTTAGAAATCTTCTTATCTGGCTTATCTGTTGATTGGCTAGAATGCAACGAAGGTGAAGGAACATGGAATTCGGCCCAGGTAGTTGATCATCTAATTGAGTGTGAGAGAAATAATTGGATCCCTAGATTAAAAACGATTGTTGAGGAAGGTAATGATAAGGTATTTCCTCCATTCGATCGAGATGCTCACATAACCAAACCGTCTAAGACCTCATTCAGTCATAAGTTGAATGAGTTTAAAAGCCTACGAGTTCAGAATATCGAGATTATTAGTGGACTGATTAAATCTGATACACAGTTTGAACTAACAGGGAAACATCCTGCATTTGGAGAAGTAAAACTAAGAGAATTGATATCGACATGGGTGGTTCACGATTTAACGCACATATCCCAGATTGTAAGGGTGATGTCAGAAAGGTACAGGGAGGATGTCGGCCCCTGGGAAGAGTATTTAGGAGTTCTGGGAAGCTAAATTATTTTGTTATCGAATCTTCTATAACCGGGCGCGAGAGTTGAATAAAGGTTTTGGTTGTGAAACGTTCATAGACTATAAACTTCTGTGTTTAACCTATATATCCAAGATGATTCACCTGGAAAAACACACAATTCTCCTTCAAGTTCGTTACTAGTCTACGACAAACTTTTTCTATTGCATACAATAGGAGAGGAAAGGAGGGATATTCTATGGGACGATATTATAAATCTCGAAAAGAAAGGGATCTGGAAGGTTCATGCTCCCCGGATCAAACTTCACCTGCTCAGGAGGAAACGATTTATTATCCTACTGAAACCGTTGTAAATTACAATACGAATCGCCGCGTAGTAAAGCATGTCCGTCCAACTGAAGTTGAAAATGTCAATAGAACCATAATTAGAAATGAGAATTATTATCCAGTTACCAATTCAGAGGTAAATGAAACAGTTGTAGAGGAATACGATTGCGGAAGTGATATAAATTCTCCAAATTGCCAACGAGTAAGTCCTTCAAGTACGAATAATAGTGGATCAAACTGCGGATGTCATAAGGATAAAGGATAGAGTTAATAGGAGCTGAAAGTCCCTCTTAAGGGGGCTTTTTTCTTTTGTTCATAATAAGAGATGTTACAAGCTATTAGAAGCTTGGTGATCATTTTGAGTTAAATTAACTTGATATCGAGTTCAATATAAGGATGCAATCGTATTATTGAACTCCACCCCAATTGTTAGACATGACTAACAAATTGGAGGTGCAGTTCAGAAAAGGAATTGTGCCTTTTTCAATAGTAGGTCCAGATTATGTTATATTTGAGATGAAATAGTTTTTATCATGGGGCGCTCGGCGCACTTTTGTTGGTTGTAATGTCTTGGGACACGTCGGAAGCAGATAAGGAGGAAGATAAAATGACAGCAGGTTTATTAATTCTAATAAGCATTTTTTTCCTAGGTTATGTTGTGTTCACAATGACTAAAACGAAACTACTTAAATATATTTTGACACTTCTAATTAGTACGTTATATGGTTTTTTGCTATTTTTTATTGGTATGAGTGTTTCGGGGACTGTTTTTTGGATCCTTGCGACATTGCCTATAATTACTGGACTAATACTTATGATTAGAAAAATATATTCCTATTCTAACGGGTTGCATTAATCGATTATTCTTTATTTTTAGGATAATCGATTTTTTCATGTTTCCGAAAATGGGTGTTTTTGCCCAACGCCCGTAAAAGAGGGATTAACAGATATTAGTGTCAAAAAATATACAATCATATTGAAATGGTTCAAATTGATGTATGATTTGAAACACAAAAAGCAGGGATAAAAGCCTCATTCAATAAGTATGCTTTATGACAGTAGCCATTCATTACTGTCGATTAAATAAGTTAGTCCATGGTATTCCATTAAAGGGGTGCGTTCATCGAATAACGCGGCCTTTTTATTTAAGGGGCATTTAATTGAATAAGGAGGATTGTTTTAGAAGGCTATCGAAGTAGTTTTATTCAGGAAACTATTCAACGAATACAGCAAGATTGGGATTAAACTAACTGCTTAAAAAACAGGAGGTGCGAGGTGGTTGAAAAGAAGATTTGTTTTTTTAGCTTATCTAGCTTTTTTATTAATGCTTTTAACTGCATGCGAAACTGAGAGTAAAACTGAAGGAAAAGACAATAAAGTTAAGGAATTGAAATATGAAGGGTCTACACTTGAAATAAAAGACGAATATAATGAATGGAATCTATCTCCAAAATTTAATTATCAAACTAAATCTTATAGTGGTGAAAGTTCAACATACGAAGTTATTGGAAGTAAAGATGGATTTGGCATAACTGGTAATTTCCCAATGAAGGCCGATAAACAGAAAAAGTTTTTTTGGTTTTATTGGGGAGAAGAAAACATCAAGAATCAACCCGTAAAAGTAATGGCATATAAAAAAGGCTCGGAAGAATTAATCAAGGTGTTTTCAGGAAAGTTCTACGAAGGTGCCCAAATTAATGAGAATGAAGTCAATATGCCATCATATTTAATGCTTCCATCCCCAGGGGTTTGGAATTTATTAGCTTACATTAATGACGAACTTTCTGGAAATATTGTGGTAGAAGTAATTCCCAAAGGATAAATATAAGAAAGAGACTCGTTACTGAGTTAAACTTTATTATATTATTTTGAAATCAAGTCTTCATGAAAAGGGGCGCGCGCGACAAGTTCTGCTATAAACGCCTTTCGCCGTGAAAAAGCAGGAAGTTTAAACAATTAAATTTCAACTTTACAACGGAGGATGGGAATGACGGATCCATGTTTCCTGAAACCATCCCGTCAATACTCCTGCATGCGTTATAATTGATAGGTTATAGGGTATGAAGCACAGGTAGATTAGGTAGAACGAAGGCTGTAGCCATTCAATAAGAAAAGGTATGCCAACGGATATGCCTCACGGCTGAAAAACTAGATACGGTGAGAATCGTTCCTTGAGATAGGAACTGACGAACCTCCGAAAGTAAGGGTCTAAATTTTCAACGTAGGGAAACTTACGTGTCATCTTACGATGACGTGAGTGGTGTGGAGTAAAACTGCGCCCTCTGAAATACGCTATACCGAACCATGGCGGTATCCAGCTCACAGGCTTAAAGGAAGCACCTATGTTTAGTATGGAAAGCTACGTTGTAAGGTACTTGGAAAGCAAGGGACGTTGAAACAAGGGCTGTCACCCGAAACGGTTGCTATAAAGCTCCATGCTGAAAAGTATTTGTCCTTGTGAGGGTAGGGGAGTGACTGGAATCTCCTGTAATGGGAGTGGAGGAACAGCCCCAAGTCTAATGAATGAAACGATTATTTTCCGTAAGTGAATGGCACCGATCGGGTAGGAACGTGGGAACATCACTCCATAAGGAGGGATGCCACAGTGCCAACGTTGCGAAACTGGGATTATTATCATATGACGGAGACGTTTACAGACCTACATGAAAAAGCGAGTCAAGGATACAAGTTTTCTCATCTTTATGACACGATCATTTCGAGAGAAAACATCCTGCTCGCTTTTCGCATGATTAAAACCAACAAAGGGTCCAAAACGCCAGGTACCGATGGAAAAACCATCGATGACATGAAAGAGCTATCGGAAAACAATCTCGTAAACGAAGTAAGAACCAAACTAAGAAACTATCACCCGAAGAAAGTTCGAAGAGAATGGATTGAAAAAGAGAACGGTAAATGGAGACCTCTTGGGATTCCATGTATCTTGGATAGAATCATCCAACAGAGCTTCAAACAAGTTCTCGAACCGATTGTTGAGTCTCAATTCTTCAAACATAGTTACGGGTTCAGACCTCTCCGGTCTGCTCATCATGCTATGGCAAGGATACAATACTTAATTAACCAAGCGCAATTTCATTTTGTCGTCGATGTAGATATTAAAAGTTTCTTTGATAATGTGAATCACTCATTACTAAATAAACAGCTTTGGAATATGGGTATTCGAGACCGAAAGGTTCTCGCTTGTATAGCTAAAATGATCAAGTCCGAAATCGATGGAGAAGGTGTGCCTGTGAAAGGATCACCACAAGGTGGTATTCTATCACCTTTACTCTCTAATGTGGTTCTAAATGACTTAGATCAATGGGTTGCAGGACAATGGGAGGTCTTTCCTCTTACAAAAACCTACAGTTCAGATGATGCTAAAAGGCGAGCTAGAAAACAAACAAACTTGAAGCAAGGATACTTGATTAGGTACGCCGATGATTTTAAAATTCTATGCCGAGATGGAAAGACAGCTCAACGGTGGTACCATGCGGTACGTCTTTACCTCAAAGAGCGTTTAAAGTTGGACATCTCTCCAGAGAAATCTCAAATTGTAAACTTGAGAAAACGAGAATCAGAGTTCTTAGGTTTCACCATTCGTGCGAATAAAAAGGGGAAGAAACGAGTGGCCCATACAGGGGTCATTTCCTCAAAAAGAAGGAAAATCAAACAGGAAGCTAAGAAGCTCATTCGAACAATAAAAGCTTCCCCTTCTGCTGGAAATATTCAACGTTATAATAGTTTCGTTTTGGGTATTCATCATTACTTCAAACGAGCGACTCATGTAAGCCTTGCGTTCTCACGTCTTGCTTTCGATCTTAAACCATTTCTAGTGAACCGTCTTCGACCGGTTGGAAAACTAGAACATCCTTTTCAGCCACCACCTTTTTATAAGAAGAACTTTAGCTTAGGAACGAAGACTATCAACATTAGAGGGATGTACCTTTTTCCTATTGGTAATGTTAAAACATTCCATAAGATGAACTTCAGTCCAAAGCTTTCGCTTTACACAAAGAGAGGTAGAGAACAAATTTATAAAAAGTTACGACCGGATATACAACAAGAAGTCGGTTATTTAATGAAAGCTTCTCTACCGAATCGGAGTATAGAATATCTTGATAATCGAATAAGTCGGTACAGTATGAAGATGGGTAAATGTGAAATTACAGGCGAGTATTTACATGCTTCAGATGTTCATTGTCATCATTATGTACCCAAGAGTTTTGGAGGAACGGATAAGTTTCAAAACCTCCGCATTCTCCATAAAGATGTCCACCGGCTCATACACATTAGAGATATCGAGCGAATCAATTTTTATCTTGAAAAGATTCCACAAAACCAACGAATTCTAGATAAAATTAACCAATACCGAAAGGTATGTGGGATGGAAGGGATCAAGCGATCCAGTCTCGAAGAGTAACAAGGAACTTATAATTTAGTACATATCATTAGATGGAACGCCGAATGCTGGGAAACTAGCACGTTCGGTGCGGAGCAGGGGAAAAGCCGGAGATAACTTCAAACGCTTACCTATTGCTAACTTTCGCGGAATAAGAATAGAGCCTAAAAACCAAAGGGGTAGTGTATAATTAGGGTGCTATATCAAACATGAAAGGAAGAAGTTTTAAATGGCGCAGCTTGAATTACAATTGTATGACTATAACGAATGGGCAAATAGACAAATTTTCAACCGACTAAATGAGCTACCCAAGGATGTTTATCGTCATGAAGTTCAAAGTGTTTTTTCATCGATATCTCATGTTTTAGCCCATGTTTATCTTTCTGATCTTGGGTGGATAGAAGTGTTTTATGGTAAAAGCATGGATTATTCATTAAGGCTGCAAGAGCAACTAAAAGAGGAAATAGTATCAAAGGGAATAGAAGAAATGGAAGCGATGTTTTTTAAACTGTCAGAACGATACAAGTTGTTCCTAAGTAAAATGGAAAACACAGACAAACCTCTTGTGATTGAAAACCCGAATGGTGACTTGATGGAAACAAGTGTGTTTGAGCAAGTTCTCCATGTTGTGAATCATGGAACATATCACCGTGGTAATATCACTGCTATGTTAAGGCAGATGAGTTATACTTCTG
This region includes:
- a CDS encoding FMN-binding negative transcriptional regulator is translated as MYIPKHFKVTDFDEIRDFIQTNSFGTILTTKQGKPIATHLPLELHKQGDDYYLTGHLAYANYQWKTFGDDPVLVMYQGPHAYISSSWYKFENVPTWNYQAVHVYGTASLMSEQELQEDLKSLLQKYEQHRENAAFWGSFSPKTKKQIKGIVGFKVKVQEFQAAYKLSQNRNKEDYDNIIEKLNKEIDLNSRQLAEVMKARKTK
- a CDS encoding CarD family transcriptional regulator; this encodes MFQIGDNIVYPMHGVGIIKAIEEKEISGEKQEYYIIKMLISNMQVMIPTSKILSSSIRPVTDIIALKHIIHIFQDGESDRLLPWKQRYKVNTDKIKTGKIQEGAEVVRDLKRMKKEKALNTSEKKMFDNAHEFLISELRLIKGITENQIKIFC
- a CDS encoding class I SAM-dependent methyltransferase; the protein is MQIRNKELTHGQEYAITSLGKYVNAMNLKYSADLIQKMDRYMEKCSFESYLHLMIYAHLNEVNSLRALNYDLFLQKYQLIEVWCITSIISAFSRAYHSCFDSPNIFNDYVAKDLITQSEFNDIKENMVHGVQFFNADIAQKFKGNTKEILKWITQVQLSPTPLARAAYWKKLLNEVDLGVEQYVILGAGLDTFCFRYPGLETVLEIFEIDHPSTQEFKKKRLKEANYNIPSNLQFIPMDFSKMFSDQNLINQGFDVNKKTFFSLLGVSYYLTREEISSLMVHLFNKVPSGSSVVFDYGDETLFTEKGLSNRVENMVKMATASGEPMKSCFSYRELEKILETSGLLIYEHLTPSHINELYFSNRNDYLTAFETIHYVHAVKR
- a CDS encoding GNAT family N-acetyltransferase; the encoded protein is MNINMTRCTLEDSRKLQNIGYETFKETFEDQNSPENMKAYLEEAFNLKKVEKELSNPSAQFFFVSINDEVAGYLKVNTGDAQSEEMGDDSLEIERIYIINKFQKHGLGKYLFNKAMDIAMEQNKKKIWLGIWEKNENAISFYKKLGFVQTGAHSFFMGYEEQTDLIMVKRLQ
- a CDS encoding diphthine--ammonia ligase, which translates into the protein MAELIDWKNSTRGHKFIVSFSGGKDSVLALYKAVKVGEAIGLIIMLEEEGKRSRSHGMRPELIRAQAKSIDLPVYTAAASWTDYEKVFMRLLEKAKNKGAEVLVTGDLDIPAHGCWHEKVTKNAGLKLGMPLWEMNHHEAVEEFINLGFVTIIVTVNLSLGMQEDDLGRTLTHEYVKELEARGIDPCGEGGEFHTTVIDGPIFKHPLPVRKCKIIKDGEYAFLPLELNQMSDMDTL
- a CDS encoding MarR family winged helix-turn-helix transcriptional regulator, which codes for MKEILREIGMIARALDSISNIEFKEYDLTKGQYLYLVRICESPGIIQEKIAELIKVDRTTAARSIKKLEINGFIEKKEDEHNRKIKKLYPTEKGEKVFPFIKRENDHSNAVALEGLSEEEIETIFDLLQRVRKNIEKDWEFVKKGNKRSY
- a CDS encoding sialate O-acetylesterase, whose product is MNSILIIGQSNMAGRGFIEDVPPIYNEHINMLRNGRWQMMAEPLNFDRHVAGVGPAASFAQAWTEDHPGESIGIIACAEGGSSIDEWTIGGLLARHAISEAKFAIETSEIVGILWHQGESDSYGERYKTYEDKLLSLFKHLREELNAPHIPIIVGELGHYLGETGFGKSAVEYNQINQVLSKVAYTEKNCYFVTSKGLTANPDGIHIDAISQRKFGLRYYEAFSKQKHVLDILDMEHEWIEKEAKRELTKNESIYVQSMKFALGQLSFEEFSINVSRINERKS